From the genome of Vicia villosa cultivar HV-30 ecotype Madison, WI linkage group LG2, Vvil1.0, whole genome shotgun sequence, one region includes:
- the LOC131646273 gene encoding paired amphipathic helix protein Sin3-like 1 has translation MTKKLCATCAKKRPVVNFEHASKFISKVNVRFRRARHRHIYTKFLETLIMYLDGENTVDGVCKEVYSLFEGHDDLIDGFNDFLP, from the exons ATGACAAAG AAGCTGTGCGCAACATGTGCTAAGAAGAGGCCAGTTGTTAATTTCGAACATGCTTCGAAATTTATTTCCAAAGTGAAT GTTCGATTTCGACGTGCTCGTCATCGCCATATATATACAAAGTTTTTAGAGACACTGATAATGTATCTGGATGGAGAAAACACTGTTGATGGTGTTTGCAAAGAG gTTTATTCACTTTTTGAAGGCCATGATGATCTCATTGATGGGTTTAATGATTTTCTTCCATAG